The DNA window CACAGGCGGAAATCGTTGTTCCCATATTTGATAAAAAAGGAAATATTGTTGGTGAAATAGATATTGATAGTCACGAAAAAGCCCCTTTTGATCAAGACGATCGATCATTTTTGGAAGCTATTGCCAAATTACTTTCTGAGAGATTTTGGTAAATAAGGTGATTATGTGAATCTAGATAAAATTAAAGAAATTTTTAAAGATTATTCTCCAAAACCTATAGGAGTAGAAAAATGTTTTTCTGTGTTGATTTCTTTGATACAAAAAGACAACTCTTTACATCTTTTATACGAATTAAGATCAAAGACTTTAGAGAGACAACCTGGTGAAGTTTCTTTCCCTGGAGGAGAAATTGAGGCCAACGAAACTCCAAAAAATGCAGCAATTAGAGAAAGTTGTGAAGAATTGAATTTGCAACCAGATAACATAGAAATATTGGGAGCAGGAGATTATCTCCTTACTCCCTTTAATTATTTAATATATTCGTATGTGGGTTTTTTGAATACAAACGTTAACACAATAAAACCTAATGAAGAAGTGGAAGAATTATTCACCGTACCTTTAGAATACTTGTTATCTCATGAACCTTTAGTGCATAACACTTATCTTACAAACGAAACAGATGAAGGGTTCCCTTATGATCTTATCCCTAATGGAAAAGATTATAACTGGAGAGTTGGTAAATATCCTGTTTACTTTTATGTTTACGAAGATAGAATTGTTTGGGGCATCACCGCCAGATTAACGTACGAGTTTATTAAGAAATTGAGACATTGACTATTCAATTACAGAGTATAAAAGTTAAATCATTTACATTTGTGCCGGTAGGACCTGTTATAACTAGACCGTCAACACTTTGTAGGGCATGATATGAGTCGTTGTTATTCAATGCATTTTCAACATCTATTCCTTTCTCTTGTAATCTGTTGACCGTTTCTCCATCAACTATTCCACCGGCCGCATCAGTTGGACCATCTGTTCCATCTGTTCCTACCGAAGCGATCAAAACTTCTTGATATCCTTTAATACCTCGAGCTGCGGATAAAACCAGTTCTTGATTCCTTCCTCCTTTACCATTTCCTCTAACATGAACTACCGTTTCTCCTCCTAAAATTATTGCACAAGGAATGTTTAACGGTTCTTCTCTTTCTTTTTCCTCCCTAACTATGGCAGCTAAAAATGAGCCTGCTTCTTTTGATTCACAATCAAGGGTGGTGGTTAAAATCATAGTATTATATCCCAAATGTTGAGCAATTTTGGCAGCACTTTCACAAACCTTAGTTACACTACCAATAATCCTTGTTTCAACGTTATCTAGATGTTTTGGAGTCTCATTTTTCAGAGCTCGTAAGATCTTTTCTGAAAGTTGTAAGTCATATTTTTTTATTATTTTTTCCACATCTTCGGTAGTGGTAGAATCAGGGTATGCAGGACCAGATGCTATACTATCCAATCTATCCCCTAACACATCAGATAGAACAAGAGAATATATTTTGGCAGGTTCAACTAACTTTGCAAAATTCCCTCCCTTAACTCGAGAGAGATGTTTGCGAACTGTATTTATTTCCACTATATTTGCTCCAGATTTTAACAACATGTCTGTTACATTTTTTATGTCTTCTAAAGTGACATCCTCGACGGGAAGCTCAAAAAGGGCTGATCCTCCTCCAGAAACAAGGAATAATACAACATCGCCTTGGCCTAAATTTTGTACCAATTCTATAGCTTTCTTTGTAGATTTTATAGTATTTTCATCTGGTATAGGGTGCCCCGCTTCATATATTTGTAGGCTTTCTATTGTACCTTGAGAATGACCATACTTTGTTATAACTATTCCATCTTTTACCTTATCCTTTAAAAAATCTTTTGCTGCTTTAGCCATCCTCCAAGCAGCTTTTCCTATAGCAACTATGTGAATATTATCTTGTAAATCTATCATCTCAAGCTCTTGTTGAACAGCTTTTTCTGGTAAAACAAAATCTATTGAACTTTTTATTATTTTAAAGGCATCTTCACGTAAATTTTTCAACGGATCAACTCCTTACAAAATTATTAAACTTATAATCCATATAATAATTGCCGCTGTGACTCCTTCCACTAAAGTTCCCAACGTTTGAAGTTTATAAGCCTGATTGACACTCATTCTCGAAAATTGTGAAACAACCCAGAAATAACTATCGTTAGCATGAGATACCACCATAGATCCAGCTCCAATGGCAACCACGGACAACGCTATTGCAGCAGGTGTAGTTAAACCTAGAGAGCTCATCAATGGAGCCATTAATGATGCAGTAGTTATTATAGCAACAGTTGAAGATCCTTGAGCTGATTTAATCGCTGCAGCCACGATAAAAGGTAGCCAAATACCCAAATTAGCTGTTGCTAAACCTTCCCCCAATACATCTGCAATTCCTGAATTTTGTAAGACCCTCCCAAATGCGCCACCGGCCCCTGTTATCAAAATAATAGATGCGGCATTCAACAATCCTTCACCTACCCAACCACTTGAAGAAAGCATCTTTTTATCTAATTTTTTGGGTAAAGTGAAAGCTATTAAAACTCCTATTAAAAGAGCGATTACTGGATTACCAATGAACCCAAAAAAGCTTCTAACAGCTCCGTCCCCAAAAGGTCTGGTTGGGAAATCAGAAATTGATTTTAAAAGTATCAAAATGATAGGAACAACTATAGGCATAAAAGAATTAAAAGTTGAAGGAGCTTTCTTGGTTCTTTCCTCGATCTCGGCATCACTTAATTCGGGTTCTGGTTCAATATATATTCTATTGCCCATTATATTGGCGTATAGTACACCTATGAGCATAGCGGGAACAGAAACTATCAATCCAATCAATATAACCATCCCCAAATCTGCACCTAAGATACCAGCAGCAGCTATGGGTCCTGGTGTGGGTGGAACCATCGTATGTGTAGCGTATAATCCAAGACTTAGGGCAAGACCCGTTGTTGCAAGGGAGAACTTTGCCCTCTTCGTAACAGCCCTGTTTAATGGAGAAAGAATTACATATCCAGAGTCACAAAAAACAGGGATGGAAACTATATAACCTATTATAGCCATAGCCAACGGAACTCTTTTTTCTCCAGTTAATTTTAAAGTAGCTTCTGCCATCTTAAATGCGCCACCAGACTTTTCAAGGAAAGTACCGATTATCGTACCAGCAGCGATCACTATTCCGATACTTCCAAGCGTTCCTCCAAAACCACCGGTAATTGAATCGACTATTTCTGTCAAACCCATTCCAGAAAAAATACCGAACAAAATCGCAGTGAAAAGCAAAACTAAGAAAGGGTGTAGCGTTAACCTTGCAGTTGCAAAAATTATAAAAATAACAGATAAAACCAATAAAAAGATCAACCATATACCCATTAGTAATACCCCCTTAATATTAATTAATGTATTTCTTTTTGCAAATACATTTTTTTATCGGCTATTTCAATGGCTTTCTCAATATCAGGAGCTTCTTGAGGAACAAGACAGTAGCCTATACTTATAGAAGATATTATCAATGTATCTTTAATTGTTATTGGGGTTTTAACAGTTGATTTGATCCGTTGTATTATTATGTCAATACTATTGTTCTCAGTTATTTCATTTATTATTATAACAAATTCGTCTCCTCCGTACCTAAAGATTAAATCATCAGATTTAATAGAATTTTGAATTCTCTTTGTAAGAACTTTTAAAGCTTGATCCCCTACGGTGTGACCAAAATTATCGTTAATCTTTTTAAAATTGTCATAGTCCAGAAAAATAACCGCCTTTTTTGAACTATCAGATTTATGTTGAGAAATATATTTTTCAAGGGCTTTCCTATTGTATGCCTGGGTTAATATATCTAAATCTGAACTTAAAAACAGTTCATTCAAAGAAAAAACAGTTTTTAAAACTCTATCTACATCTTCTAAAAAGTAATTTATTAATTCTTTTTCAAATGGTGATACCTTTACTTGCTGGAACCAATCAACATTCAAAACTCCTATTATTTCATTTTTTACCATAATCGGTATACCCAACCAGGACTTAGACAAGCTATGTTTTTGATTCCACAGGCTATTCTTTTTAGTGTCCTTTATGAAAAATATTTTTTTAGTATCTAATACTTTTTTAATATGTTCCCCATTAATTTGTATTTCTGAGGCTACTTCCTCCAAAGGAAGAAAGTCTAAATTCTTTGACCAAAATAAAAATCTCCATACATCATCAGGAGGGGTTATTAAGAAACTCCAAGAGTCGGCTTTTAAAAAGAGTGTTAACTTTTTAATGATATCTTCAAATGCACAATCCTTTTCAACTTCATTTTCTAAACAGGTAATAGCCGTTTCAAAAAGAGAACTTTTAAAGCGTTCCTTTATAACCTTTTTCGGACTTGGAGGAGTGAAAGCAGGTGGTTTATCTTTTTCATTAACAATTCTTCGAACATAGATAGCGGTTTTTATCCCCGTATAAAAAACATAGACCAATATCAACAACAGTACAATAGAAATAATTATATACACCATACTATCTCCCTCAAATAGTAATTACAGTATAAATCTTTTTACCCTAACATTATATCACTATTCTAACCCTTTGGATAGAATTGTGATTTTTTATAATTTTTTATAATCTACTACAGCGAAAGTCCAGAGTTTGTAGTTTGAGCTTTTTATCCATTCAGCGGTTATGGGCATAGCAAATTCCGGAGCCAATCTCCCATTTAATATCCAGTATTTCGACTCTTCGTTGTTATATATACCTGGATTTACCAAAATCTTGAGTTTTAAAGCAGTATCTACTATATCAACAAAATCTATTGTTTCTTCATTCTGAAGGAGATGTTTTATCTCTTCTAAAATTACTTTAGAGGGTAAAGGCTTAACATTAATCAGAGCAATGTTCTTTGAAAGAGGGCCGATGATTTTAACGTTTGCGATCTCTCTTTGAACATCGTAAAAATCAAGCACATCGTGAATCACTTCGTTGGCAATGATATCTGCTCTTGAATGATAATCTCTGTTTACAGACATTTTTAATAAATGCTTGTACTTACATCCCTCTCGTATTTTATTCTCCCCAATTTTTGGAATCGTTATATTATAGTACTCTAAAATCTCATGGATTTCTTCTTTGTTCAAATTTAAAAGGGGTGAGTATATCCCGTCAAAAAACTTAATCCCAGTATTACCCCATGAATCAGATAAGTTTGCACCTGAAGCAACTATCCCCTTATAAGAAAACTGCTTTACCTTTCCGATTTTTACAATCCTTGTACATTGATTACAATTTGGTCCATGGTACATTATCTCTTCCTGTTCTTCTTCGCCTCGTGAAAAAAACAATTTTAAACCCAACTGTTTGGATAAAGTTAAAACAGCCTCTAATCCTTTTGAGTAAGAATAACCACCAAAACAAACGTTCACCAAAGTAATCTTACTTTTAGGCAAAATATCTTTTGCAAGTAGAGCTACAACAGTACTGTCCATACCTCCAGAAAAAGCTATATACAAATGTTTGTTACCTATTATCTCTTTCATTTCCTTTTTTATAGAATCTATTTTTTCTTCGATTGTTGTTGTCATTTCTCTCTCCCGTTTATATCATAATTTTTTGTTTTTTCAGAAAAAGTTTGAACTGATCAAAGGGTAAGGGCTTACTAAAATAATAACCTTGTACCTCGTAGCACCCTTCCTTTTGAAGAAATAATAACTGTTCTTTATTTTCTACACCTTCTGCAATAACTTCAAATCCTAAGCTTTTAGACATTGAAATGATACTTGATACTAATCTTTGGGACGTCTCGTCATGTAAAATATTATCAATAAAACTTTTATCTATTTTTATCTTATCAACATCCAATTTATTTAAATAGGAAAGAGAAGAAAATCCTGTTCCAAAATCATCGAGGGCAATCTTTAATCCTATTTCTTTCAAAGCTTCTATTTTTTTCTGAGCCAAATAAAAATCTTCAATGAATAAATCTTCTGTGAGCTCAATTCCTAAATAAAAGGGATTTAAATTATATTTATGTAACATAATTTCGATGTTATATATAAAATCCTCTCTTTCAAAAAATGATTTTGAGACGTTGAAAAAAATCCTTATGTTTTTATTTAATGATTCGTTTATAACCCTTGCACTCTTTATCGTTTCCTCTAAAACAAATTGATCGATCTTATCCATGAACGCATTCTTTTTAGCAATACCTAAAAATACGTTTGGAGGCAAAACGGAACCATTGGCTTCTTTTAGCCTAATTAAAGCTTCAGCACCTATTATATTCATCGCTTTTGTGTCTATTTGAGGCTGAAAGTACATCAATAGTCCATTATTTTCTAATGCCAAATTTATCTCATCTTCCATTTTCTTTTCAAACCCAAAAATTTTCGATAATTCGGGTGAATAAAAATTGATAGATTGTCTCAATGAATTTTTTAAAGCCATTTCCGCCTGATTTATTAAATCTTCAGGATTTGTTGAATCCACTGGATAGTTACTTATACCTATCTTTATTTTCAAAAAAATTCTTTCGCCAAATATTTGAACAGGTGTTAATAACTTATTTAAAAGGTTGGTCGCGAGACTTTCTAATTCTTCTATACCTTCAAAACAACCAAACAAAGCAAATTCATCTTTAGAGATTGTTGAGGCAAAGTATTGTTTACGAACCACTTCGGTAATTTCCTTTGCTACCTCTTTTATAACTCGATTCATCGTTTTCAAACCATAAAAATCAATTAATTCATGTAATTCATCAACTTTCACTATTAAAATTGCAAATTTCTTTTCTTCTGTATTTTTTTGCAGAACATCATCTATTCTTTCGGATAAACCTTTCATGTTTGGTAAACCTGTTAAAGAATCATGTTTCAGCACTCTCGTTATTTCTTCTTCTTTTTTAACACTGTTAGTAATATCCGTATTTATAGCCATATACCCTATTACTTTGTTGTTGTATCCTTTAATTTCAAAGAAATTTGAATACAAGAATATGATTTCACCATTCTTTTTCCTATCTATTATTCTACCGCTCCAAAACCCTTTTGATTTAAGTTCGTACCACATTCGCTCATAAAAATTTTTATCATGCATATTTGAAGCCCAAAAGTGAGGATTTTGCCCCACAACCTCATCAAAAGTATAGCCAGTCATTTCTAAAAAAGCTTTGTTTACCCTTACTACTTTGTTATTTTTATCAGTTATAATTATAGCCTGAGGTGAATTGTCAAACATCTCTTTTGGGAAAAATATATCTGGGCTCATCAATCCAAAATTTTGATCAGGATTACGAACCAAAAGATATAAAACATCTTTATCACACTTTCTTTTTTTCTTTCCTATTAAATCAAAAGTATTAAAACCTTCTTTATTCCTTTTCAAAGAAACTTTCAACGTCCACTCAGCCTCGTATTCACTGTTATAAACTTTATCGGTAATCTTTTGGACATCTTCTTCTTTTATAAGAGCTAATAATTCATCTAGATTATTGGGAAGTTCGTTTTTCCCAACACCAGTTATTTGTTTTAGATTTTCTGAATATACGATCTTACCATTTGACAGATCTATTCGCATTATTGCTCCTGTATACATCTCTGAGCCAGATTCATACATATCCAATAATTCTTCTATTGCCTTTTCGCCATTTTCCACTATGACCTCTCCTCTTAAAAAAATATTTGCTTTGACCTTTTTTAAATCAAACTTTATAATTATAGATAATTAAAATTTGTATGATAAAATATACATTGATTATATTATAGTCTTTTTAATTATAAATAAAGATAAAACAAAATTTTCAAAAAGTATTCCTTTTATTTACAGAAAAAACCAAAAGAGGTGATTAATGTTGATAAAAATTAAAAAAGAAAACTCTATATTTAATTTTTCTAAAACAAATATTCCTATAGCTAAAGTTAAACCCAAAGAAAAAATCTGCATAGAGACAAAAGATGCTTTAAGTGATGAAATAAGATCTGAGAACCAGCCTTTCGAGTCAATAAACTGGGAAAAAGTTAATCCAGCTACAGGTCCTCTTTTCATTGAAGGGGCAAAAGAGGGAGACATTTTAGAAGTTAATATAGAAAATATAAAAATAACTCGAGATTACGGTGTAATGTTGACGGGCAAAGATATGGGAGTTTTAGGGGATGCTTTTGAACGAAGTTTTATAAAAATAGTGCCAATAAAGGAAAACAAAGCTTTTCTATACGACTACGAAATCCCTTTAAAATCTATGATAGGGGTTATTGGTACCGCTCCTAAAGAAGGAAGTATCCCTTGTGGTACACCTGGAGAGCATGGTGGAAACATGGATTGTAATATCATTGGAGAAGGAACTACCGTGTACCTACCTGTACATGTTGAAGGAGCTTTATTTGCTTTAGGCGATTTACATGCCGCTATGGGCGATGGAGAAGTTTGCGTAACAGGTGTCGAAATTCCGGCTGAAGTATCCGTTTCATTCAATATAATAAAAGACAAGGATTGGAAATTGCCTATGGTGAAAACTGAAAAAAACATTTATACGTTAGCTTCAAAACCATCTTTAGATGAAGCTTCGCTTACAGCCACAAAAAACATGGTACATTTTTTGAACCAAGAATATAAACTGAGTAAAGAAAAAGCTATATTCTTGCTTAGCGCTATTGGAAATCTTCAAATTTGCCAAGTGGTTGATCCTTTAAAAACTGTGAGAATGGAACTACCGTTAGAATTCCTAAAATAGATATTTTTAGCAATAAAAGGGGAGTAAGTCATTGACAGCACTTATAAACTTCGTAATAATAGCAACCATAGGAAACATATCTAAAAGATTTTTACCTAAAAACACAGGTGATATTCTAACAACTTTGATAATCAATTTTACACTTCCCATGACTGTATTTATAGGTATAACTTCGTCTCAAATAGATTTATCTAAATTATTTTTTGTTTTAATAGGTTTTTTAGGTGGGTTGCTGATCTTTTGGGGTGGAAAATTTTTATTAAGAACTTTAAAAATCGAAGATGTAAGAATAAGTACAGTAATATTATTAGCTTTTTGTGGATTGAATATTGGCCTTTTCATGTACCCTTTGGCAGAAATGTTATGGGGGATTGAATCCATAACTTACTTTGCACTTTACGACTTAGGAAACAGTTTTATCGTATTTGGAGTTGGCAAGTCTGTTGCTGAAGGAAAAGGAGGCAAGTTTCACATTGTAGATCTGTTTGAATTTCCTCCTTTTATAGCTTTAATTTTGGCATTTCTCCTAAACGGCGTTAATTTACCTGAATTCGTACTTTCACCTATGATGGTTATAAAAGATGCCAATAATTTTTTGATAATGTTTTTAGTAGGTTTTTATTTCAATATAGTATCTCTAAAAGCTCACAGAAGGATCTTAACGATTTCTGTAACCACAAAGTATTTATTGGGGCTTGTAGTTTCGTTATTCACTTTACTAATCCCTGTAAGTACAGAACTGCAAAGAATTTCTCTTTTTCTTTCCCCATTGCTACCAAGTGCAATGATGGCGATCGTTTATTCGGTAAAAAACAACTATGACTCCGAACTCGCTAGCAGTTTCGTGAGTCTGACAACTCTTATTTCTTTCATAATTGTATTTGTTGTAACAGCGATAATGGGGTTTTGATCAAAGTCCCTGGCTTTCCAACCAAAGTGCGATTTGATCGACTACTTTATCTTCAAATTTTAATGTTTGAAAGTTGACAAGCTCGTGAGCCATATTCTCTATGTAAACTATTTCTAAATCATTTTTCTTTTTCAATTCTTTTTCATATTCTTTTAAGAGCTCGTAGGGCGTCTTCAAATCTTGTGTGCCATTGATTATTAATAACGGAACATTCATATTCACAAACTTTTCTACCATATTTCGACTAAGCTCACTCCATCGAATTAAAAATTCTCCACTATAATAATCTAAATATAGCTCGTTTGGGTCTATTTCTCCTTTTTTCATACTTTCATTTACTTTTTTTGCCTCTGTTAAAACGTCTTCTAACTTTTTTATAACACTATCTAATGAATTGTCAGTATTAAGCTTTTTATAATAATTTATTTGATATTCTACTTGGTAAACTATTTGATCTGTAATCTCTAGCAAAGCTGGAGAAAGAGTAACAGCAGCAAATACTTCTTCTCCTTCAATTATATAAGGTAAAAAAGAAGCTCCTTGACTATGACCAATAACGATTATTTTTTCTTTATCAACTTCTGGTAGGGTTTTTAAGTATCTTATAGCTACTTGTGCGTCTTTGATAAACGCCTCCGGCATAACCTTTGAAAAATTTTGTCCGTTTTTTGCCATGGTGAAATTTCTTTTGTCATATTTTAAAACTATATATCCTTCTTCAACTAGGCCTTCTGAAAGGTGCAAAAAAGGTGTAAGCGTTCCAATAGTTTCATTTCTGTCAAGTGGGCCTGAACCATGTACCAAGACAATACCGAATGACTTCTTATTTTTATCAACTTCTTTTGGAATCATCAGAGAACCTTCCAATTTAAAGCCATCGAAACTGTCAAAAATAATTTCTTTTTCAACGTAATTTTTCGCTTTTTGCTCTTTCTTGTGCATTGTTACTTCAATTGATTGAGAAGGTATCTCAACCTTGGTGATTTTACCGTCTTGAAGGGCTACATTCTGTGCTAAACCTGAAGACAAAATTACCAAATTTTGAGGATCTTTATACTCAATTTCCACGTCTAAAATTGCATTGTTCCAGGTTGTCTGGTTTAGAGACAATTGAGGAACAAATGCTGAATATTTACCTTCGGGCAAATTTTTATAATAAAGGGCGAATATATGGTCTAAAATGAAGTTATTATCTAAAATAATTACGTTTTCTACGTTATAATTTTTTAAATTTATACCGTTGAATTGATTTGTGACCTTTTTCCCGTTGTAAGTACTTACCAAAGTTCCTTGCTTTTGATTGTCAACAAAAATCTCTAGTGAATATTCTTGAAATGTCCAAGAATCATCATATTTTGTTTCTGAAACAAATTTTAGGGTGTTTTCCCCTATATTTAAAATAGAGGTAGTTTTTCCCAAACAATTAGCTACATCAAACTCCACGATAATATTTCCAATCTCTGCATCGTTTTGATAAATATAATACTGATAACTTTCTGAAAAAGCCAGCATAAAGCTAAACATAACCGGTAAAATTAAAACAAAAAACTTCTTCACATACATCACCTCTTGCAGTTTTTTTAAAAACAATTACTATTATAATTCTCTACTTAGAAGCTGAACGGTTTTTCTTTTTAAATATCTCCATAGTATTAAGCTAAAAATCAAGAATATGAAGTTTAGAGAGATTAAAATAATATATTGATCGAACAGAGGAACCAATTTATATATCAAGAACCCTACGATTCCTACAACTCCAAAAACCAACAATATAGCAAGCAAACCATTTATATTTTGTTTCATCGCCTTCTGTGGATTATCCCAGTTTAAGTATGGTTTTGAAGCATCAATAATCATTTGAATTATATTTAGAAACAAATTAAAAATAATCGATAAGATCATGGCTCCGCAAAATTCATAAAGATTTAGTTTAAAAAGCAATGTCCCAATAATTAAACCAGAAACAAAACCTAATGAGCTTATTTGTACAATATGTTTAATTTTGGCCCTTAAAATTTGATCCACATTCACAGGTAGTATTTTCAGTTCTTTTATCAACCCTCCTTCCCTTGAAAAACATGAGCAAGAAAGACCATTTATAGACGAGGCTAAAGTTGCAACAAAACCAACAATAAATAATTTGTATTGTAATATCGTACTTATTATTTCATTACTTAACCCTAATTCCACATTATTGAATATAATACCAAAGACTATCAATATTATTGGAAAAGCCAAAACATTACTAAATCCATTGACTGAAAATGAAGGTGTTTTCAAAAAATACAGCCACTCTCTTTTCAATAGAGCTTTGTCTACCGTAGATTCTTTCGTGAAGAAGTTATAAGTTCCTTGAGTTTTAGATTTTCTAAGTAAAGGCTTTGATTCTATCAGAGAAGAATAATTAGAATAATATAATTTTTCACCAACATACAACGTTAAAATTAATAGGGATAAATGAAAGCCCAGGAACAATAAAAGCCATGCTAAATTTAAAAAAATGCTACTAGTTAAAGATTTTACGGCTAAAAAAGCAGGGGGATAAATCCTTGCTAACTTAGTAATGATGCTATCAGAATTGATAGAAATATTAGGTATTTCGTTGCTATTTTGCATATTTATTGAAAAATTTGACCCTGATAAAAACAAATATAAACCAAAGATAACCATAAGAAAAATTGTTGATAAATACAAGAGGAGCTCTCGCCTATTAGATTTTTTAAATAGTTTTGAAGTCAACAACGCATACAATAAAACCAAGGTCATTGGAAATACTTGCGAAAAAAGAAAAACAATTATGAATATTAAATAATATAAAAAACCTTGTTTAGTATAAACCCCAAAATAAATCAAAGAAGGCAGCAATAATATCAATGAAATAAACATTTGATCTGATAAAATCACAGATAATTTCCCTAAAATAACTTCATAAGGTTTCAAAGGTAAGGTTAATAAAAGCTTCATATCTTTATTGATAAATAATTCTCCAATCAGCAGAAAAGCACCTAAGAAGAAGCCAAAAAAGCCAGCTAAGACAAAAAAGTTTGCCAGAAATAATGACTGTATATTCAAGATTGTGTAAGTCTCCAAAGTAGTTTTAAGCATGTTAAGGTATAGAGGTGAATATGCAACAACCATTAGTACAAAGACGCAAAAAAGGACTATAAAAGTAATTAAATCACTTTTATTCCTTTTTATGGAGTATTTAGTTTTGGAAATTCCATAGTGCTGATCTAATTTAATCAAGATAAGAGAAATCAATCTTTTCACTTTCACTATTTGTCACCTCTAAGAATATTTGTTCCAAACTTTTATCCCCTTTGAGCTTTCTTAGATCGTTAATAGAACCTTCAAAGATTATTCTTCCCTTACCAATTATGGCTATTTCATCACAAACCTTTTCTGCAATTTCCATAATATGTGTGGAAAAAAATACTATATTCCCTGCTTCCACATGTTTTTTCATAAGATTTTTCAGAATAAAAGCTGATTCAGGATCAAGCCCAACAATTGGTTCGTCGAGAATCCAGAACTTTGGGTTGTGAATCAACGCA is part of the Petrotoga miotherma DSM 10691 genome and encodes:
- a CDS encoding NUDIX hydrolase; the encoded protein is MNLDKIKEIFKDYSPKPIGVEKCFSVLISLIQKDNSLHLLYELRSKTLERQPGEVSFPGGEIEANETPKNAAIRESCEELNLQPDNIEILGAGDYLLTPFNYLIYSYVGFLNTNVNTIKPNEEVEELFTVPLEYLLSHEPLVHNTYLTNETDEGFPYDLIPNGKDYNWRVGKYPVYFYVYEDRIVWGITARLTYEFIKKLRH
- a CDS encoding glycerate kinase type-2 family protein, with the protein product MKNLREDAFKIIKSSIDFVLPEKAVQQELEMIDLQDNIHIVAIGKAAWRMAKAAKDFLKDKVKDGIVITKYGHSQGTIESLQIYEAGHPIPDENTIKSTKKAIELVQNLGQGDVVLFLVSGGGSALFELPVEDVTLEDIKNVTDMLLKSGANIVEINTVRKHLSRVKGGNFAKLVEPAKIYSLVLSDVLGDRLDSIASGPAYPDSTTTEDVEKIIKKYDLQLSEKILRALKNETPKHLDNVETRIIGSVTKVCESAAKIAQHLGYNTMILTTTLDCESKEAGSFLAAIVREEKEREEPLNIPCAIILGGETVVHVRGNGKGGRNQELVLSAARGIKGYQEVLIASVGTDGTDGPTDAAGGIVDGETVNRLQEKGIDVENALNNNDSYHALQSVDGLVITGPTGTNVNDLTFILCN
- a CDS encoding GntP family permease, translated to MGIWLIFLLVLSVIFIIFATARLTLHPFLVLLFTAILFGIFSGMGLTEIVDSITGGFGGTLGSIGIVIAAGTIIGTFLEKSGGAFKMAEATLKLTGEKRVPLAMAIIGYIVSIPVFCDSGYVILSPLNRAVTKRAKFSLATTGLALSLGLYATHTMVPPTPGPIAAAGILGADLGMVILIGLIVSVPAMLIGVLYANIMGNRIYIEPEPELSDAEIEERTKKAPSTFNSFMPIVVPIILILLKSISDFPTRPFGDGAVRSFFGFIGNPVIALLIGVLIAFTLPKKLDKKMLSSSGWVGEGLLNAASIILITGAGGAFGRVLQNSGIADVLGEGLATANLGIWLPFIVAAAIKSAQGSSTVAIITTASLMAPLMSSLGLTTPAAIALSVVAIGAGSMVVSHANDSYFWVVSQFSRMSVNQAYKLQTLGTLVEGVTAAIIIWIISLIIL
- a CDS encoding diguanylate cyclase domain-containing protein is translated as MVYIIISIVLLLILVYVFYTGIKTAIYVRRIVNEKDKPPAFTPPSPKKVIKERFKSSLFETAITCLENEVEKDCAFEDIIKKLTLFLKADSWSFLITPPDDVWRFLFWSKNLDFLPLEEVASEIQINGEHIKKVLDTKKIFFIKDTKKNSLWNQKHSLSKSWLGIPIMVKNEIIGVLNVDWFQQVKVSPFEKELINYFLEDVDRVLKTVFSLNELFLSSDLDILTQAYNRKALEKYISQHKSDSSKKAVIFLDYDNFKKINDNFGHTVGDQALKVLTKRIQNSIKSDDLIFRYGGDEFVIIINEITENNSIDIIIQRIKSTVKTPITIKDTLIISSISIGYCLVPQEAPDIEKAIEIADKKMYLQKEIH
- a CDS encoding ExsB family protein — protein: MTTTIEEKIDSIKKEMKEIIGNKHLYIAFSGGMDSTVVALLAKDILPKSKITLVNVCFGGYSYSKGLEAVLTLSKQLGLKLFFSRGEEEQEEIMYHGPNCNQCTRIVKIGKVKQFSYKGIVASGANLSDSWGNTGIKFFDGIYSPLLNLNKEEIHEILEYYNITIPKIGENKIREGCKYKHLLKMSVNRDYHSRADIIANEVIHDVLDFYDVQREIANVKIIGPLSKNIALINVKPLPSKVILEEIKHLLQNEETIDFVDIVDTALKLKILVNPGIYNNEESKYWILNGRLAPEFAMPITAEWIKSSNYKLWTFAVVDYKKL
- a CDS encoding GGDEF domain-containing phosphodiesterase; the protein is MENGEKAIEELLDMYESGSEMYTGAIMRIDLSNGKIVYSENLKQITGVGKNELPNNLDELLALIKEEDVQKITDKVYNSEYEAEWTLKVSLKRNKEGFNTFDLIGKKKRKCDKDVLYLLVRNPDQNFGLMSPDIFFPKEMFDNSPQAIIITDKNNKVVRVNKAFLEMTGYTFDEVVGQNPHFWASNMHDKNFYERMWYELKSKGFWSGRIIDRKKNGEIIFLYSNFFEIKGYNNKVIGYMAINTDITNSVKKEEEITRVLKHDSLTGLPNMKGLSERIDDVLQKNTEEKKFAILIVKVDELHELIDFYGLKTMNRVIKEVAKEITEVVRKQYFASTISKDEFALFGCFEGIEELESLATNLLNKLLTPVQIFGERIFLKIKIGISNYPVDSTNPEDLINQAEMALKNSLRQSINFYSPELSKIFGFEKKMEDEINLALENNGLLMYFQPQIDTKAMNIIGAEALIRLKEANGSVLPPNVFLGIAKKNAFMDKIDQFVLEETIKSARVINESLNKNIRIFFNVSKSFFEREDFIYNIEIMLHKYNLNPFYLGIELTEDLFIEDFYLAQKKIEALKEIGLKIALDDFGTGFSSLSYLNKLDVDKIKIDKSFIDNILHDETSQRLVSSIISMSKSLGFEVIAEGVENKEQLLFLQKEGCYEVQGYYFSKPLPFDQFKLFLKKQKIMI